A stretch of Lactiplantibacillus brownii DNA encodes these proteins:
- a CDS encoding methionine ABC transporter permease: MNSQGLGSYFKFSNVDWGNMWSSTWETIWLTLVSMIVVAILGIALGLLLFETTNSQNPLAKLLNWVVALFVNVFRSIPFIILIVLLLPVTQSIVGTIIGPRAALPSLIISAAPFYARMVELAFHELDHGVVEAAESMGATRWQIIRKVLLPESLPALVSGITVTTISLIGYTAMAGAIGAGGLGNLAYQDGFQSNNNAITLVATVIIVIIVFIFQFIGDFAVKHIDKRVN, from the coding sequence GTGAATAGTCAAGGGTTAGGCTCATATTTCAAATTTTCAAATGTCGATTGGGGCAATATGTGGAGCTCGACCTGGGAAACGATTTGGTTGACGCTTGTTTCAATGATTGTGGTGGCAATTTTAGGGATTGCCTTGGGGTTGCTATTATTTGAAACCACCAACAGTCAAAATCCATTGGCCAAGTTGTTAAATTGGGTCGTCGCGTTGTTTGTCAACGTTTTCCGGTCGATTCCATTTATCATCTTAATCGTCTTATTATTGCCAGTTACCCAAAGTATTGTCGGCACGATTATTGGGCCACGCGCGGCATTGCCCTCATTGATTATTTCTGCCGCACCATTCTATGCGCGGATGGTTGAGTTGGCTTTTCATGAACTTGATCACGGCGTCGTGGAAGCGGCTGAATCAATGGGTGCAACGCGTTGGCAAATCATTCGAAAAGTCTTGTTACCAGAAAGTTTACCAGCGCTGGTTTCCGGTATCACCGTCACGACGATCTCATTGATTGGGTATACAGCCATGGCTGGGGCGATTGGGGCTGGGGGTCTTGGTAACTTAGCGTATCAAGATGGGTTCCAATCCAATAACAATGCGATCACTTTAGTTGCAACGGTGATTATCGTCATTATCGTTTTCATTTTCCAATTTATCGGGGATTTTGCGGTCAAGCATATCGATAAACGCGTTAATTAA
- a CDS encoding DUF2969 domain-containing protein gives MSKKDKAISVTLNETKVNDQTVTEVLIGKQVIGQVMQDGDRFDAELSSDVQPFAHTKSFDESLQEVLSAYHLHKG, from the coding sequence TTGTCAAAAAAAGATAAAGCCATTTCAGTGACACTTAACGAAACTAAAGTGAACGATCAAACGGTCACCGAAGTTTTGATTGGGAAACAAGTGATCGGTCAAGTGATGCAAGACGGCGATCGCTTTGATGCGGAACTGTCTAGTGATGTGCAACCATTTGCACACACCAAATCATTTGATGAAAGTTTGCAAGAAGTCCTTTCAGCGTACCACTTGCATAAAGGCTAA
- the murA gene encoding UDP-N-acetylglucosamine 1-carboxyvinyltransferase produces MEEIVVHGGHRLTGNVHIEGAKNAVLPILAAGLLASSGTTHLTNVPVLSDVFTMNNVLRFLNTKVDFDEINKTIDIDASQQLSAEAPFQYVSKMRASIVVMGPLLARLGHAKVAMPGGCAIGSRPIDLHLKGLSALGAEIERHDGYVEATAEKLHGASIYLDFPSVGATQNIMMAATLAEGTTTMENVAREPEIVDLANILNQMGAKVMGAGTETIRIQGVPAMHGCEHSIVQDRIEAGTFMVAAAVTQGNVLVEDAIAEHNKPLISKMREMGVTVTEEAGGIRVIGPLKLKPTSVKTMPHPGFPTDMQPQMTILQLCAQGTSLLTETVFENRFMHLEELRRMNADFKIEGRSVIMYGPTNFNGAQVTATDLRAAAALVIAGLVSRGYTEVTNLKYLDRGYFNFHGKLAKLGAEIKRISVPDEAVYALNPDFAHEAAE; encoded by the coding sequence ATGGAGGAAATTGTAGTTCATGGCGGTCATCGTTTGACAGGAAATGTCCATATCGAAGGTGCCAAAAATGCAGTATTGCCGATTCTAGCAGCAGGGTTGCTGGCTAGTTCTGGCACGACACATCTAACAAATGTGCCCGTATTATCAGATGTTTTTACAATGAACAATGTGTTACGTTTCTTAAATACAAAAGTAGATTTTGATGAAATAAATAAAACCATTGATATTGATGCAAGTCAACAATTATCAGCGGAAGCACCATTCCAATATGTTTCGAAGATGCGCGCTTCAATCGTGGTCATGGGACCATTATTAGCACGTTTAGGTCACGCTAAGGTTGCGATGCCTGGTGGCTGTGCGATTGGCTCGCGGCCGATTGATTTGCACCTTAAAGGGCTAAGTGCGCTGGGTGCCGAGATTGAACGGCATGATGGCTATGTTGAAGCAACCGCAGAAAAACTACACGGTGCCTCAATTTACCTCGATTTTCCAAGTGTTGGTGCGACCCAAAATATCATGATGGCAGCAACTTTGGCAGAAGGCACCACCACGATGGAAAATGTGGCTCGTGAACCAGAAATCGTTGACTTAGCCAACATTTTAAACCAAATGGGTGCTAAGGTAATGGGTGCCGGAACTGAAACGATTCGGATACAAGGTGTTCCGGCCATGCACGGTTGTGAACATAGTATCGTGCAAGATCGAATCGAAGCCGGCACATTTATGGTGGCCGCAGCAGTCACACAAGGCAACGTCCTCGTTGAAGATGCTATTGCGGAACACAACAAGCCCTTGATTTCTAAAATGCGCGAGATGGGGGTCACGGTTACCGAAGAAGCTGGTGGTATTCGGGTCATTGGCCCGTTGAAGCTCAAGCCAACTTCAGTTAAAACCATGCCACATCCGGGTTTTCCAACCGATATGCAACCACAAATGACTATTTTACAGCTCTGTGCCCAAGGGACCAGTTTGCTGACTGAAACCGTCTTTGAAAATCGGTTCATGCATTTGGAAGAATTGCGCCGGATGAACGCAGATTTTAAAATTGAAGGACGTTCTGTCATTATGTATGGGCCAACTAACTTTAATGGCGCCCAAGTGACGGCGACTGATTTACGTGCAGCAGCGGCATTAGTCATTGCTGGGCTGGTCAGTCGGGGTTACACCGAAGTGACGAACTTGAAATATCTGGATCGCGGTTACTTTAATTTCCATGGTAAATTAGCGAAGTTAGGTGCGGAAATTAAGCGCATCAGCGTGCCAGACGAAGCCGTTTATGCGTTAAATCCTGATTTTGCGCATGAAGCAGCTGAATAG
- the yidD gene encoding membrane protein insertion efficiency factor YidD translates to MKHVLISSIRWYQRAISTFSPAHCRYWPTCSTYTIEAVERFGAARGGLMGLARVLRCQPFVKGGFDPVPAKFSLRRNPAFKEEK, encoded by the coding sequence ATGAAACACGTTTTAATTAGTAGTATTCGTTGGTATCAACGGGCCATATCCACCTTTTCGCCGGCGCATTGCCGTTATTGGCCGACTTGCTCGACTTATACGATTGAAGCGGTTGAGCGCTTTGGTGCGGCTCGTGGTGGCCTGATGGGGCTGGCTCGTGTTTTACGCTGTCAACCATTTGTCAAAGGCGGCTTTGATCCGGTACCAGCGAAATTTTCATTACGTCGCAATCCGGCCTTTAAGGAGGAAAAGTAA
- the mreB gene encoding rod shape-determining protein: protein MALDIGIDLGTANVLIYVSGKGIVLNEPSVVAIDTNTNQVLAVGSEAYQMVGKTPSNIRAIRPLKDGVISDFDVTEEMLSYFIKKLNVRGIMSRPSIMICTPTNTTEIERKAILQAAEKSGGNKVYLEVEPKVAAIGAGMDIFQPRGNMVIDIGGGTSDIAVLSLGDIVASSSLRMAGDRMNQDIANYVKDEHHLLIGERTAENVKIQIAQVFKQDDDDDQVMQVRGRDTVTGMPRSIDMDSNEVEVAIHDTLMQIVTTAHHVMETLPPEISADIIDRGIMLTGGGALLSGLDQLISENLKVPVMVAEHPLNNVAQGAGILLEHMQKSAKK, encoded by the coding sequence ATGGCTTTAGATATTGGTATCGACTTAGGTACTGCCAATGTTTTGATTTACGTATCCGGGAAGGGCATCGTGTTAAATGAACCATCCGTCGTTGCCATTGATACGAATACGAATCAAGTATTAGCAGTCGGGTCGGAAGCCTATCAAATGGTTGGTAAGACCCCAAGTAACATTCGGGCAATCCGACCATTAAAGGACGGGGTAATTTCAGATTTTGATGTTACCGAAGAAATGTTGTCTTATTTCATTAAAAAATTAAATGTGCGTGGTATTATGTCACGCCCAAGTATTATGATCTGTACGCCAACGAACACCACGGAAATCGAACGTAAGGCGATCTTACAGGCGGCTGAAAAGTCCGGTGGTAACAAGGTGTATTTGGAAGTCGAACCTAAAGTTGCTGCCATTGGTGCTGGTATGGATATTTTCCAACCACGCGGTAACATGGTCATTGATATTGGTGGTGGGACTAGTGATATTGCCGTCTTATCTTTAGGCGATATCGTTGCTAGCAGCTCACTACGGATGGCTGGCGATCGGATGAACCAAGACATTGCTAACTACGTTAAAGATGAGCATCATTTGCTAATTGGTGAACGGACCGCGGAAAATGTTAAGATTCAGATCGCACAAGTCTTCAAACAAGATGACGATGATGATCAAGTCATGCAAGTTCGTGGTCGCGATACGGTCACTGGGATGCCACGTTCAATTGACATGGATTCCAATGAAGTTGAAGTAGCGATTCATGATACGTTGATGCAAATTGTGACGACTGCTCATCATGTTATGGAAACTCTACCACCAGAAATTTCTGCCGATATTATTGATCGCGGCATTATGTTAACTGGTGGGGGCGCGCTTTTGAGCGGCTTAGATCAATTAATTAGTGAAAACTTAAAAGTGCCAGTGATGGTGGCTGAACACCCATTGAATAATGTGGCGCAAGGTGCCGGTATCTTACTGGAACACATGCAAAAGAGTGCTAAAAAATAA
- a CDS encoding GNAT family N-acetyltransferase, translated as MFINIIDKHISLKPTEVADAEPLFDLLAANRQYLKPWMPWVDGTDTVQAERQFIESMLTKQAHGKVFLATIVVDGEVAGMIDVHNISALNHRGEIGYWLGQAYVGRGVMTKSLERVEEIAFTELDLHKLSLGADVANKPSRAVAERRQYHLDATLPDNILVNAQYKDEAIYSLTVDEWSKRRDD; from the coding sequence ATGTTCATAAATATTATTGATAAACATATCTCATTAAAACCAACCGAAGTGGCAGATGCCGAACCACTGTTTGATTTACTGGCTGCGAATCGTCAGTATTTAAAACCCTGGATGCCGTGGGTCGATGGGACTGACACTGTGCAAGCTGAACGTCAGTTTATTGAATCAATGTTGACGAAACAAGCGCATGGAAAAGTTTTTCTGGCAACAATCGTCGTCGATGGCGAAGTTGCTGGGATGATTGATGTGCACAATATTAGCGCGCTTAACCATCGCGGTGAGATTGGTTACTGGCTAGGTCAAGCTTATGTCGGTAGAGGTGTGATGACAAAATCACTTGAGCGTGTCGAAGAAATTGCCTTTACAGAACTTGATCTGCATAAATTGAGCTTGGGTGCCGACGTGGCTAACAAACCTAGTCGTGCGGTCGCTGAGCGGCGTCAATATCATTTAGATGCGACCCTACCGGATAATATTTTGGTTAACGCTCAATATAAAGACGAAGCGATTTATTCGCTCACAGTTGATGAATGGTCTAAACGTCGCGACGATTAG
- a CDS encoding FtsW/RodA/SpoVE family cell cycle protein, with translation MAEESRLRGQAEESRIDWGIIFSVMMLGLIGLASIYVAASHDSSVVNVTKQVISQVMWFVIGTTLAVIIMQFDSEQLWRVAPLAYWFGIFLLVAVLVLYSRTMYASTGAKSWFAVGSLTFQPSEIMKPAFILMLGRVVTMHNTENPTHTPAGDWQLIGKLIAYTVPLVILLKLQNDFGTMLVFFAILGGVILVSGISWRLLAPAFAIVFAFAGTVLYLVITTSGRHVLEAVGFKAYQFARIDTWLNPSTDTSNNAYQVWQSMKAIGSGQITGRGFNVSHVTVPVRESDMIFSVIGENFGFIGCTIVVLLYFLLIYQMIRVTFNTKNEFYAYISTGVIMMILFHVFENVGMSIGLLPMTGIPLPFISQGGSALIANMAGIGLIMSMRFHYKSYMFSRNDRFE, from the coding sequence GTGGCAGAAGAATCTAGACTTCGTGGTCAAGCAGAAGAATCACGGATTGACTGGGGAATTATCTTCTCCGTCATGATGCTGGGCTTGATTGGGCTGGCCTCAATTTATGTCGCTGCCAGTCATGATTCAAGTGTGGTCAACGTGACGAAGCAGGTTATTTCGCAAGTGATGTGGTTTGTGATCGGGACGACGTTAGCAGTCATTATTATGCAGTTTGACTCCGAACAGCTTTGGCGGGTGGCTCCGCTAGCTTATTGGTTCGGGATCTTCCTCCTAGTGGCGGTCTTAGTCTTGTATAGTCGAACGATGTATGCAAGTACTGGGGCCAAAAGTTGGTTTGCAGTTGGTTCATTGACTTTCCAACCGTCAGAAATTATGAAGCCAGCCTTCATTTTGATGTTAGGTCGGGTCGTCACGATGCACAATACTGAGAATCCAACGCATACGCCGGCCGGTGATTGGCAATTAATTGGTAAACTAATTGCTTATACGGTACCGTTGGTGATCTTACTAAAGCTCCAAAATGACTTTGGGACGATGTTAGTCTTCTTTGCCATTTTAGGTGGGGTCATTTTAGTTTCAGGGATCTCTTGGCGGTTACTCGCACCAGCCTTTGCCATTGTGTTTGCGTTTGCTGGAACGGTGCTCTACTTGGTTATTACAACCAGTGGGCGTCATGTGTTGGAAGCGGTCGGGTTTAAGGCTTATCAATTTGCCCGGATCGATACTTGGTTAAACCCATCCACTGATACGTCCAACAACGCGTATCAAGTTTGGCAAAGTATGAAAGCCATTGGTTCTGGCCAAATTACTGGCCGGGGCTTCAATGTGTCACACGTTACAGTACCGGTACGTGAATCCGATATGATTTTCTCCGTGATTGGTGAAAACTTCGGTTTTATCGGCTGTACCATTGTAGTTTTATTATATTTCTTGTTAATCTATCAAATGATCCGTGTGACCTTTAATACGAAAAATGAGTTTTATGCTTACATCTCAACGGGTGTTATTATGATGATCTTATTCCATGTCTTTGAAAATGTTGGGATGAGTATCGGTTTGCTCCCAATGACTGGGATTCCTTTGCCGTTTATTAGTCAAGGGGGTTCGGCGTTGATTGCGAACATGGCCGGAATTGGGCTGATCATGTCGATGCGGTTCCATTACAAGTCATACATGTTTAGTCGTAACGACCGGTTTGAATAA
- a CDS encoding F0F1 ATP synthase subunit epsilon, with amino-acid sequence MADNANSLTVSIVTPDGQVYESKTPMLIVRTINGELGILPNHIPMIASLAIDEVRIKQQETDQEDDEIAVNGGFVEFSNNVATIVADSAERQNDIDVARAENARKRAESRIQEAQQKHDDAELARAQVALRRAVNRLHVAHR; translated from the coding sequence ATGGCTGACAATGCAAACTCATTAACCGTTAGCATCGTTACTCCAGACGGTCAGGTCTATGAAAGTAAAACGCCCATGTTGATCGTTCGCACGATTAACGGCGAATTAGGGATTTTGCCGAACCACATTCCGATGATTGCTTCTTTAGCCATTGACGAAGTTCGGATCAAGCAACAGGAAACGGATCAGGAAGACGATGAAATTGCCGTTAACGGCGGTTTCGTGGAATTCAGTAACAATGTCGCAACTATTGTGGCAGATAGTGCTGAACGTCAAAATGATATCGATGTTGCACGGGCTGAAAATGCCCGGAAACGAGCTGAAAGTCGGATTCAAGAAGCCCAACAAAAGCATGATGATGCTGAGTTGGCACGGGCACAAGTCGCATTGCGGCGTGCCGTGAACCGTCTACATGTGGCCCATCGATAA
- a CDS encoding DUF2785 domain-containing protein, with product MEAQNLATLKADVMKLRQHLRAGELYQSLPQRLGYLIDQIPVAPATTVTIPDDGAVSDLIKKLHAGLEAGTLTEITDDQLNLLVQHLGSLDANVRDRGCYYLLNEALQQQLLTSDQLGTIFDRLTQDEQLFSHIDQPENDAVFQRSFSILILSVLLYADHAGMAFMTPARLEQVVQQFTTYLLLERDTRGFVPNHGWAHAYTHIGNLLDELADENDLARADKLMMLASLIEHYQRLTTPLIFGEAERLSSYLALITSKDELYSDYLLRALKKWHQQLVMQPAPATAQAWTRVFNRNRLLEAMALHDDFPTAIVEYLDDELEFLG from the coding sequence ATGGAAGCACAGAATTTAGCAACTTTAAAAGCTGACGTCATGAAGTTACGCCAGCATTTACGCGCTGGAGAGCTCTATCAATCACTCCCGCAGCGATTGGGTTACCTGATTGATCAGATTCCAGTAGCTCCCGCCACGACCGTGACCATACCGGACGACGGGGCTGTCTCAGACTTAATCAAAAAATTGCACGCTGGTCTGGAAGCAGGGACATTGACCGAAATTACCGATGACCAACTCAACTTATTGGTCCAGCATTTGGGTTCGCTGGATGCTAATGTTCGGGACCGAGGCTGTTACTACCTGCTGAATGAGGCTTTACAACAACAATTATTAACTAGTGATCAGTTGGGAACGATCTTCGACCGGCTAACCCAAGATGAGCAACTTTTTAGTCATATTGATCAACCAGAGAATGATGCCGTTTTTCAGCGGTCGTTTTCAATTTTGATTTTGTCGGTCTTATTGTATGCTGACCATGCGGGGATGGCGTTTATGACGCCGGCTCGTTTGGAACAAGTGGTCCAACAATTTACAACTTATTTACTTTTGGAGCGTGATACACGCGGTTTTGTCCCTAATCATGGTTGGGCGCATGCGTATACGCATATTGGCAATTTACTCGATGAATTGGCCGATGAAAATGATCTGGCTAGAGCGGATAAATTAATGATGTTGGCTAGCTTGATCGAGCATTATCAACGACTCACAACGCCACTGATCTTTGGTGAAGCGGAACGATTGTCATCCTATTTAGCGCTGATTACGTCAAAAGACGAGTTGTATTCAGACTATCTCTTACGGGCGCTAAAAAAATGGCATCAACAATTAGTGATGCAACCGGCACCGGCAACGGCCCAAGCTTGGACGCGCGTTTTTAATCGGAATCGCTTACTTGAAGCTATGGCGTTACATGATGATTTTCCAACCGCCATTGTGGAATATTTAGATGATGAATTAGAGTTTTTAGGCTAG
- a CDS encoding methionine ABC transporter ATP-binding protein yields the protein MIEFKDVTKTFASKQGTVHAVQDVNLKIEDGHIYGIVGYSGAGKSTLIRMLNGLETPTSGSVDIDGVEISALAGAKLREQRHKIGMIFQHFNLLWSRTVLQNIMFPLEIAGNSKAEAKKKAEHLAELVGLSGRETAYPSELSGGQKQRVGIARALANDPQILLSDEATSALDPQTTDEVLDLLLDINKKLNLTIVLITHEMHVIRKIADHVAVMEDGKIVEQGPVLEVFKRPKQAVTKRFVNEEVTPSLNETTAVVDQLLAKYPKGTIVQLTFHGDQAQLPIVSEMLKQYTLDLNIIEGAIHQTQEGAIGSLYIQISGDQDQIDGALAYLQKMRVETEVLNRE from the coding sequence TTGATTGAATTTAAAGACGTGACCAAAACGTTTGCTAGTAAACAAGGCACCGTGCATGCGGTCCAAGATGTGAACTTAAAAATTGAAGACGGCCATATCTACGGAATCGTTGGTTATTCTGGGGCAGGGAAGAGTACCTTGATTCGCATGTTGAATGGGCTGGAAACGCCCACTAGTGGGTCGGTTGACATTGATGGCGTTGAAATTTCCGCGCTAGCTGGTGCCAAGCTTCGTGAGCAGCGCCACAAAATTGGGATGATTTTCCAACATTTTAACTTATTGTGGTCACGAACGGTGTTGCAAAATATCATGTTTCCATTAGAAATTGCGGGTAACAGCAAAGCCGAGGCTAAAAAGAAAGCTGAACATTTGGCTGAGTTAGTTGGTCTCTCCGGCCGCGAAACTGCTTATCCTTCAGAACTCTCTGGTGGGCAAAAGCAACGGGTCGGGATTGCCAGAGCCTTAGCCAATGATCCGCAAATCTTGTTATCTGATGAAGCGACGAGTGCGCTAGATCCGCAAACGACGGATGAAGTCCTTGATTTGTTACTCGATATTAATAAAAAGTTGAATTTGACGATTGTGTTGATCACCCATGAAATGCACGTGATTCGTAAGATTGCGGATCATGTGGCGGTCATGGAAGATGGTAAAATCGTTGAACAGGGGCCTGTCTTAGAAGTCTTCAAGCGGCCTAAACAAGCCGTAACGAAACGCTTCGTTAATGAAGAAGTCACGCCATCCTTGAACGAAACGACGGCGGTCGTTGATCAGTTATTGGCAAAGTATCCGAAAGGGACCATCGTTCAGTTGACCTTCCACGGCGACCAAGCACAACTGCCGATTGTTTCAGAAATGTTGAAGCAATACACGTTAGACTTGAACATTATTGAGGGTGCCATTCATCAAACGCAAGAAGGCGCCATTGGGTCGTTGTATATCCAAATCAGTGGGGACCAGGATCAAATTGATGGCGCATTAGCTTATTTACAAAAGATGCGGGTTGAAACGGAGGTTTTAAATCGTGAATAG
- a CDS encoding glycine cleavage system protein H has product MSEDANYFWTKDTDGHTRIGLTKAAHEALGEVKYAELPAVGDKVSQKEAFLSIEATKAVSEFNCPINGTVTAVNPALKADFTALNSLEDGVAWLIDVD; this is encoded by the coding sequence ATGAGTGAAGATGCAAATTATTTTTGGACGAAAGATACTGACGGTCATACGCGAATTGGTTTAACGAAAGCCGCTCACGAAGCCTTAGGTGAAGTGAAGTATGCTGAGTTACCAGCCGTTGGTGACAAGGTCAGCCAAAAAGAAGCTTTCCTTAGTATTGAAGCAACGAAAGCCGTTTCAGAATTTAATTGCCCAATTAACGGGACCGTTACGGCCGTTAATCCAGCATTGAAAGCTGACTTTACGGCTTTGAACAGTTTAGAAGATGGTGTCGCTTGGTTGATCGACGTCGATTAA
- a CDS encoding L-lactate dehydrogenase yields MRKYGVIGLGQVGATVAYTLVQHGTVDELVLIDHNEKLAQAQKLDLDDASPRLGSTTKIVINDYAALADAEVLIVASGNIGAIDMNSSKGRFGEYDSNQAIVRDIAPKIVASGFKGILIDIMNPCDVMTDYLQRMTGFDRNRVFGTGTFLDTARMQKYVGQALQTNGKNVAGYVYGEHGNSQFVAWSTVAVNGQPIANFKDLDLKQLEEDARQGAFAVMEGKHYTNFAIATCGVRLAEAVSADEKLACPVSAFDPDFGTYVGMPAVIGKDGVEALIHLNLTSDEQASLASSAKFIKSKVDVLPQAEK; encoded by the coding sequence ATGCGTAAATATGGTGTTATTGGTTTAGGTCAAGTTGGGGCAACGGTTGCCTATACTTTGGTTCAACATGGAACCGTTGATGAATTAGTTTTGATTGATCATAACGAAAAGTTAGCACAAGCACAAAAGCTAGATTTAGATGACGCGTCACCGCGATTAGGGTCGACGACTAAAATTGTGATCAACGACTATGCCGCTTTAGCGGATGCGGAAGTTCTAATTGTGGCTTCTGGGAATATTGGCGCGATCGACATGAACAGTTCGAAGGGTCGGTTTGGTGAGTATGACTCAAATCAAGCAATCGTGCGGGATATTGCGCCTAAAATCGTGGCTTCTGGTTTCAAAGGAATCCTGATCGATATTATGAATCCTTGTGATGTCATGACTGACTATTTACAACGGATGACAGGTTTTGACCGTAACCGGGTCTTTGGGACGGGCACGTTCTTAGATACGGCCCGGATGCAAAAGTATGTTGGTCAAGCTTTACAGACCAATGGTAAAAACGTGGCGGGCTACGTTTATGGGGAACATGGTAATTCTCAATTCGTAGCTTGGTCAACGGTGGCGGTCAATGGGCAACCAATCGCTAACTTCAAGGACTTAGATTTAAAGCAACTTGAAGAAGATGCACGCCAAGGGGCATTTGCGGTCATGGAAGGGAAACACTACACAAACTTTGCGATTGCGACCTGTGGCGTTCGTCTGGCAGAAGCGGTGAGTGCGGATGAAAAACTAGCTTGCCCAGTTTCGGCCTTTGATCCTGATTTTGGGACTTACGTGGGCATGCCCGCAGTAATCGGCAAGGATGGGGTTGAAGCCTTAATCCATCTGAACTTGACGTCAGATGAACAGGCGTCATTAGCATCATCTGCGAAGTTCATCAAATCTAAAGTTGATGTTTTACCACAAGCTGAAAAATAG
- a CDS encoding MetQ/NlpA family ABC transporter substrate-binding protein, whose translation MQKKRILGLLAIAATAFLLVGCGKSSSSSSKTTTITVGASAVPHAQILKHIQPELKKEGVNLKIKVFQDYVLPNKALASKELDANYFQHVPFLDNWNKENNGTLVSAGTVHLEPIGVFSKKVKNLKNLKEGATVLVSSNVADYGRVLTLFKDAGLITLKKGTDITSANFNDIATNKKHLVFKHSYEAKLMPQFYKNNEGDAVVINANYAVQAGLDPRKDAIALEKSDSPYANIVAVRKGDKNKPAIKKLMKALRSKSTQSWIKKHYKGAILPVASTN comes from the coding sequence ATGCAAAAAAAGCGAATTTTAGGGTTATTAGCGATTGCCGCAACGGCATTTCTGTTAGTTGGTTGTGGTAAGTCATCGTCGTCATCATCAAAGACGACCACGATTACGGTGGGGGCTTCAGCGGTGCCACATGCACAAATCTTGAAGCATATTCAACCAGAATTGAAAAAGGAAGGCGTCAATTTAAAGATTAAAGTCTTCCAAGACTACGTGTTACCAAACAAAGCGTTGGCTTCTAAAGAATTGGATGCCAACTATTTCCAACACGTGCCATTCTTAGATAACTGGAATAAAGAAAATAATGGGACGCTAGTTTCAGCGGGCACTGTCCATTTGGAACCAATTGGGGTCTTTTCGAAAAAGGTCAAAAACCTTAAGAATCTTAAAGAGGGCGCGACCGTCTTAGTAAGCAGCAACGTGGCGGACTATGGTCGGGTACTGACACTCTTTAAGGATGCCGGGTTGATCACCTTGAAAAAGGGGACGGACATCACGTCTGCCAACTTCAACGATATTGCGACGAACAAGAAACACTTAGTCTTCAAGCATTCGTACGAAGCTAAATTAATGCCACAATTTTACAAGAATAACGAAGGTGATGCCGTCGTTATTAACGCCAACTATGCGGTTCAAGCTGGTTTAGATCCACGGAAAGATGCCATTGCGCTTGAAAAATCCGATTCACCATATGCCAACATTGTGGCTGTTCGGAAGGGTGACAAGAACAAGCCTGCAATCAAGAAGTTGATGAAGGCGTTACGCTCAAAGAGTACGCAAAGCTGGATCAAGAAACATTATAAGGGTGCCATTTTACCGGTGGCCTCAACCAATTAA